Proteins co-encoded in one Candidatus Ryanbacteria bacterium CG10_big_fil_rev_8_21_14_0_10_43_42 genomic window:
- a CDS encoding peptidylprolyl isomerase: MQQAEIHTNKGVITVELFPNEAPKTVENFAKLSTEGFYEGTMFHRVIKDFMIQGGDPNSKDDDWSNDGRGGPGYMFEDEINSHKVERGALAMANAGPNTNGSQFFIVTAEAAPWLDGLHTVFGNVIDGMDVVNQIATVSVNENDHPTVDIVIEKIIIK; encoded by the coding sequence ATGCAACAAGCGGAAATACATACCAATAAAGGCGTTATCACAGTGGAATTGTTTCCAAACGAAGCTCCAAAAACAGTAGAAAATTTCGCTAAACTTTCAACGGAAGGGTTTTATGAAGGAACAATGTTTCATCGTGTCATTAAAGACTTCATGATTCAGGGAGGCGATCCAAACAGCAAGGACGATGATTGGTCGAATGACGGACGGGGCGGGCCCGGATATATGTTCGAGGATGAGATTAACAGTCATAAAGTAGAGCGCGGAGCTCTTGCCATGGCAAATGCAGGACCAAACACAAACGGCAGTCAGTTTTTTATCGTAACAGCGGAGGCCGCTCCATGGCTCGACGGCTTGCATACGGTATTTGGTAATGTTATAGACGGCATGGATGTTGTTAATCAAATTGCGACCGTCTCGGTAAATGAAAACGACCATCCGACAGTGGATATAGTCATTGAAAAAATCATCATCAAGTAG
- a CDS encoding ribonucleotide-diphosphate reductase subunit beta, translating into MSIQRTTESVDINKRRIINGESADVVQLYPIKHKFAWDAYNAANANHWLPTEINMQRDVEQWKSPYALSSDERLALETALGFFSTADSLAANNIVLATYKHITSPECRLYLLRQAYEEAIHTHAYQYIVESLGMDEARIFNMYRENDAIYNKDIFVLGFNEGIFSPHFKTGTFENDQTFLENLIVFSLIMEGIFFYSSFAVIFGFQRQNKMVGAAEQIQYIMRDESMHLNFGIKMINTIKDEQPELWTPAFQQHITDLIKKAVELEYIYAQNVFPKGIFGMNAEGFKHYIEHIADRRLMSIGLRAEYNVENPFPWMSEAADLSKEKNFFETRVIEYQTGGALDWE; encoded by the coding sequence ATGTCTATTCAACGAACAACAGAAAGCGTGGATATCAATAAGCGCCGTATTATAAACGGAGAGAGTGCCGATGTGGTACAGCTATATCCCATAAAGCATAAGTTTGCATGGGATGCATATAATGCCGCCAATGCAAACCATTGGTTGCCTACCGAAATTAATATGCAAAGAGATGTGGAGCAATGGAAATCGCCCTACGCGCTTTCTTCGGATGAGCGTTTGGCTTTGGAAACGGCGCTCGGGTTTTTTTCGACGGCAGATTCGCTTGCGGCAAATAATATTGTTCTTGCAACATATAAACATATTACATCGCCGGAATGTCGGCTGTATCTTTTACGCCAGGCATATGAAGAAGCAATCCACACACACGCTTATCAGTATATCGTGGAAAGTTTGGGTATGGACGAAGCACGCATATTTAATATGTACCGTGAAAATGATGCCATCTACAACAAAGACATATTTGTTCTTGGTTTTAATGAAGGGATTTTTTCGCCTCACTTCAAAACCGGCACATTTGAAAATGATCAAACTTTTTTGGAAAATCTCATTGTATTTTCACTTATTATGGAGGGAATTTTCTTCTACAGTTCTTTTGCGGTCATATTCGGGTTTCAACGGCAAAATAAAATGGTGGGAGCGGCCGAGCAAATTCAGTACATTATGCGGGATGAATCAATGCATCTTAATTTTGGTATCAAAATGATTAATACGATAAAAGATGAACAGCCTGAATTGTGGACGCCCGCATTTCAGCAACACATTACGGATCTTATTAAGAAAGCTGTTGAGCTTGAGTATATATATGCGCAGAATGTCTTTCCCAAGGGTATTTTTGGTATGAATGCGGAAGGCTTTAAGCATTATATTGAACATATTGCAGATAGGCGACTCATGAGTATCGGCCTTCGGGCGGAGTACAATGTGGAAAATCCTTTTCCCTGGATGTCGGAAGCGGCGGATCTTTCTAAAGAGAAAAACTTTTTTGAAACACGTGTTATTGAGTATCAAACCGGTGGTGCCCTCGATTGGGAATAA
- the nth gene encoding endonuclease III produces MNNFQDYKKQWIKKESATETKKRAARIYDILLATYPHSGMMLAYETPVQLLVAVMLSAQCTDKKVNEVTKNLFKKYKTAADFANAQPHIFEKEIYQTGFYKAKTKHIIATAKILEKKFSGILPSSIEDMLVLPGVARKTANVVLGNAYGIVEGIAVDTHVSRIAQRLGLTKHLPPEKIERDLMILFSKKKWFHLTYLFIEHGRALCSSRKPHCDRCPLKKICPSSFV; encoded by the coding sequence ATGAATAATTTTCAGGATTACAAAAAGCAATGGATCAAAAAAGAATCCGCCACGGAAACAAAAAAACGGGCGGCACGGATTTATGATATTCTTCTCGCAACATATCCCCATTCCGGCATGATGCTTGCCTATGAAACACCTGTTCAACTTTTGGTAGCCGTTATGCTTTCCGCGCAGTGTACCGATAAAAAAGTAAATGAGGTTACGAAAAATCTTTTCAAAAAATATAAAACCGCCGCTGATTTTGCGAATGCACAGCCGCACATATTTGAAAAAGAAATTTATCAAACCGGATTTTATAAAGCAAAAACAAAACACATTATCGCCACTGCTAAAATTCTGGAAAAAAAATTTTCCGGCATACTTCCTTCTAGCATAGAAGACATGCTTGTTCTTCCGGGTGTCGCGCGTAAAACCGCTAATGTCGTTTTGGGAAATGCATACGGTATTGTTGAAGGTATTGCGGTAGATACGCATGTATCCCGCATAGCACAGCGACTGGGACTTACAAAACACCTGCCGCCTGAAAAAATAGAGCGGGATTTAATGATATTGTTTTCGAAAAAAAAGTGGTTTCATCTTACCTATCTCTTTATAGAGCATGGACGCGCATTATGTTCCTCTCGAAAACCCCATTGCGACCGATGTCCTCTCAAAAAAATCTGCCCGTCTTCTTTTGTGTAG
- a CDS encoding polyketide cyclase, with amino-acid sequence MENTITVQTTVTAPIEKVWECWNEPKHLTKWVFASDDWEALSPENDLRIGGKLKITMSAKDKSQSFDFILTYTEIKENELLESVMDDGRKVKVEFKETAEGVKVIETFDPESENSEEVQRSGWQAILDNFKKYVENN; translated from the coding sequence ATGGAAAATACAATAACAGTACAAACAACAGTTACTGCTCCAATAGAAAAAGTATGGGAGTGCTGGAATGAGCCTAAACACCTCACAAAATGGGTGTTTGCTTCTGATGATTGGGAGGCATTATCTCCTGAAAATGATCTGCGTATTGGCGGAAAATTAAAAATCACAATGTCTGCAAAAGATAAAAGTCAGAGTTTTGATTTTATCCTTACCTATACTGAAATTAAAGAAAATGAATTACTCGAATCCGTTATGGATGATGGTCGTAAAGTAAAAGTTGAATTTAAAGAAACTGCTGAAGGAGTAAAAGTAATAGAAACGTTTGATCCTGAAAGCGAGAATAGTGAGGAAGTGCAACGCTCTGGTTGGCAAGCAATTCTGGATAATTTTAAAAAATATGTCGAAAACAACTAA
- a CDS encoding TIGR00730 family Rossman fold protein, with the protein MKGLHKNKQYIADSTWTVKKAGEELDAGLEILESISGNIVTIFGSHKTMPGDPYYNHCENTARTLGENGFAIITGGGPGIMEAANKGAMVAGVPSVGFKAELLTAEKGMDNIHTHTYAFYFLFTRRFVLSIKSDALIFYPGGYGTLNELFEYLTLIQTGITDMVPIICVGRAYWKGLFDWLEDYPLKKNYFINEARDIDLVTIVDDVEEIINRIVPGNVEGI; encoded by the coding sequence ATGAAGGGACTACATAAAAATAAACAATATATCGCCGATAGTACTTGGACGGTAAAAAAAGCGGGTGAAGAGCTTGATGCCGGACTGGAAATTCTCGAAAGTATTTCGGGAAACATCGTCACTATTTTTGGATCGCACAAAACAATGCCGGGCGATCCTTATTATAACCATTGCGAAAATACAGCACGCACTCTGGGGGAGAATGGCTTCGCTATTATAACGGGAGGCGGTCCGGGGATTATGGAAGCCGCGAATAAGGGTGCTATGGTGGCTGGTGTGCCATCTGTCGGATTTAAGGCCGAACTGCTTACGGCTGAAAAAGGCATGGATAATATTCATACGCATACGTATGCGTTTTATTTTTTATTCACGCGGCGGTTTGTGCTTTCCATAAAGAGCGATGCGCTTATTTTTTATCCGGGCGGATACGGTACCCTGAATGAATTATTTGAATATCTTACACTTATACAGACCGGTATCACGGATATGGTGCCGATCATATGCGTGGGACGCGCATATTGGAAGGGATTATTTGATTGGTTGGAGGATTATCCCCTTAAAAAAAATTATTTTATTAATGAAGCAAGAGACATAGACCTGGTTACTATCGTTGATGACGTGGAGGAAATAATAAACAGGATAGTGCCCGGAAATGTGGAAGGAATATAA
- a CDS encoding ribonucleoside-diphosphate reductase subunit alpha, with translation MEKLQKIKKRTGEVVDFDQHKITLAIQNAFFATKGTIDEDRLRSITHQVISELEFIFSEKESIPSVEEVQDVVERKIMGEGFFDVAKSYIIYRYDHAKERAEKKKEVLKRIEEHQLNVVKRSGAVEPFSIEKIRRSLAYAAKGYEDVVDVEGLAAQCQNEVYDNMPIAEVALTLVMVTRSFIEIDPAYAKVASRLFLNKLYKDVIGADVRYADIGDQYRSTFRRNIQKGVDIGKFDKRMLDFDMDALSRALRPERDDLLVYLGVQRLSDQYFTKNAETKEMLEIPQIFWMRVAMGLAMGEQEKDMWAQKFYDVLSTLRFVPSSPTLYHAGMTRAQLSSCFLSTVGDDLNEIFKSYGDSANLLKWAGGMGMDWTPVRATGALVKATGVESQGVVPFLKIMNDVTISINRSGRKRGATCVYLETWHYEIENFLELRKNTGDERRRTHDINTANWIPDLFMKRVREDGGWTLFSPNETPDLHELYGKKFEEKYAQYERLADEGKIQLWKRIKARDLWKKMLVMLFETGHPWVTFKDPSNIRSPQDHVGVVHNSNLCTEITLNNSADETAVCNLGWINFARHVTNGSFDEAKAAETTRIGMRMLDNVIDANYYPTKETEKSNMRHRPVGLGMGGFHDALYQMNVAFDSEAAVQFADESMEIVAYHAYLTSSELARERGSYETFKGSKWDRGILPQDTLDILESERGEKIPVSRRSKLDWTPVRESIKAYGMRNSNCLAVAPTASTSNVVGAIPSIEPIYKNIYVKSNMSGDFTIVNEYLVEDLKKLGLWSKEMLGKIKFADGNIEHIPGIPEHIKEKYKEVFQINPRWLIRAAAHRGKWIDQSQSLNIFFMGSSGRQLSDIYHYAWEMGLKTTYYLRTLAASQVEKSTISTSEFGTTHTRKKESPAIVSVESVTVSTSVTPLTEGNRHIITEEKSAKESAVPHIATADYALPHGLGEKERSSSAINIGDSAPEPYVPVCKIDDPSCESCQ, from the coding sequence ATGGAAAAATTACAAAAAATCAAAAAACGAACCGGAGAAGTTGTGGATTTTGATCAGCATAAAATTACTCTTGCCATTCAGAATGCTTTTTTTGCCACAAAAGGCACCATAGATGAAGATCGCCTGCGGTCAATCACGCACCAGGTTATTTCAGAGTTGGAATTTATATTTTCCGAAAAAGAAAGCATACCGTCGGTAGAAGAGGTGCAGGATGTGGTGGAGCGTAAGATTATGGGGGAAGGATTTTTCGATGTGGCGAAGTCTTATATTATTTACCGGTATGATCATGCTAAGGAGCGTGCCGAGAAGAAAAAAGAGGTATTAAAGCGCATCGAAGAGCATCAGTTGAATGTGGTGAAGCGCTCTGGTGCCGTTGAGCCATTTTCCATAGAAAAAATTCGTCGCTCTCTTGCGTACGCGGCAAAAGGATATGAAGACGTGGTTGACGTTGAAGGTCTTGCCGCTCAATGCCAGAACGAAGTGTATGACAATATGCCGATTGCGGAGGTGGCGCTCACGCTTGTTATGGTGACACGTTCATTTATAGAAATAGATCCGGCGTACGCGAAGGTCGCTTCCCGTTTGTTTTTGAATAAATTGTATAAGGATGTTATTGGGGCTGATGTACGCTATGCGGATATAGGTGATCAGTACCGCTCTACATTTCGTCGTAATATACAAAAGGGGGTGGATATAGGAAAATTTGACAAGCGCATGTTGGATTTTGATATGGACGCTCTTTCTCGCGCACTTCGTCCGGAGAGGGATGATTTACTGGTGTATTTGGGTGTACAGCGGTTAAGTGATCAGTATTTTACAAAAAATGCCGAAACAAAAGAGATGCTTGAGATACCGCAGATTTTTTGGATGCGTGTAGCGATGGGGCTTGCTATGGGCGAGCAGGAAAAAGATATGTGGGCACAGAAATTCTATGACGTTCTCTCCACGCTTCGATTCGTTCCATCAAGCCCTACGCTGTATCATGCAGGCATGACGCGAGCACAACTCTCTTCGTGTTTCTTAAGCACGGTGGGAGATGATCTGAATGAAATATTCAAGTCATATGGCGATTCGGCGAATTTACTCAAATGGGCGGGCGGTATGGGTATGGATTGGACGCCGGTACGGGCAACGGGCGCGCTGGTGAAGGCTACGGGAGTGGAATCGCAAGGAGTGGTACCCTTTCTTAAGATAATGAATGACGTTACTATTTCCATTAACCGTAGCGGGCGAAAGCGTGGAGCTACCTGTGTGTATTTAGAGACATGGCATTACGAGATAGAAAATTTTCTTGAGCTTAGAAAAAATACCGGTGATGAGCGTCGTCGAACACACGATATTAACACGGCGAACTGGATTCCTGATTTATTTATGAAGCGCGTTCGGGAAGACGGTGGATGGACGTTGTTTTCACCAAACGAGACGCCGGATCTTCATGAATTGTACGGAAAAAAGTTTGAGGAGAAATATGCGCAATATGAACGTCTGGCGGATGAGGGAAAAATTCAATTATGGAAACGCATAAAAGCGCGCGATCTTTGGAAAAAGATGCTTGTTATGCTGTTTGAAACGGGACATCCGTGGGTTACATTTAAAGACCCTTCCAATATACGTTCTCCGCAAGATCATGTGGGCGTGGTACACAATTCAAACTTATGTACGGAAATTACGCTTAATAATTCGGCAGACGAAACGGCGGTATGCAATCTTGGATGGATTAATTTTGCCCGTCATGTGACGAATGGTTCTTTCGACGAAGCAAAGGCCGCGGAAACAACGCGTATAGGGATGCGTATGCTTGATAATGTTATTGATGCAAATTATTATCCCACAAAGGAAACAGAAAAATCTAATATGAGGCATCGTCCGGTGGGACTTGGTATGGGCGGATTTCACGATGCACTTTATCAAATGAATGTCGCATTTGATTCGGAGGCCGCCGTACAATTTGCGGATGAAAGTATGGAGATTGTCGCGTATCATGCATATCTTACCTCTAGTGAACTTGCTCGCGAACGGGGATCGTATGAAACATTTAAGGGATCCAAGTGGGATAGGGGTATATTACCGCAGGACACGTTGGATATTCTGGAATCAGAGCGCGGAGAAAAAATTCCGGTATCCCGCCGCAGTAAACTGGACTGGACACCGGTACGGGAATCTATAAAGGCATATGGTATGCGTAATTCGAATTGTTTGGCTGTAGCCCCCACGGCAAGCACGTCAAATGTTGTGGGTGCTATTCCGTCCATTGAGCCCATCTATAAAAATATTTATGTAAAATCGAATATGTCGGGAGATTTTACGATCGTAAATGAATATCTGGTAGAAGATTTGAAAAAGTTGGGTTTGTGGAGTAAGGAAATGCTCGGTAAAATTAAATTTGCGGACGGCAATATCGAACACATTCCCGGTATCCCGGAACATATAAAGGAAAAATATAAAGAGGTATTCCAAATTAATCCCCGCTGGCTCATCCGGGCCGCCGCTCATCGGGGAAAATGGATCGATCAAAGTCAATCTCTTAATATTTTCTTCATGGGTTCCTCTGGCAGACAGCTTTCCGATATATATCATTATGCCTGGGAGATGGGGCTTAAAACTACCTATTATCTTCGCACATTGGCGGCTTCGCAGGTGGAAAAATCAACGATAAGCACATCGGAATTTGGCACCACACATACGCGCAAGAAAGAATCGCCCGCTATAGTGTCCGTTGAAAGCGTGACTGTGTCTACTAGCGTTACACCGTTAACGGAAGGAAATAGGCATATTATTACGGAAGAAAAAAGTGCAAAAGAGTCTGCTGTTCCACATATTGCAACCGCTGATTATGCCCTACCGCATGGCTTGGGGGAAAAAGAACGATCTTCATCAGCTATCAATATCGGAGATAGTGCGCCGGAACCATATGTTCCGGTGTGCAAGATAGATGATCCTAGTTGTGAATCATGTCAATAA
- a CDS encoding 23S rRNA pseudouridine synthase F yields the protein MVKTIPHFFIFAICVRTMYYCRYMKKETFTRINKYLADNNYCSRREADQLIKAGNVLINGKKAHLGDKVGSDDTVEVPKRSHMPRVYYAYYKPAGIVTVGAQEGEKEIADRARFPIPVFPLGRLDKDSEGLLIMTNDGRITEPLLHPSARHEKEYSVTVARPITHVFLVGMREGQRIGRVDKIPNYKTRPTKIRRTSKLSFDIVLTEGKNRQIRKMVGALGNNVLTLKRFRIINITLGNLKAGQWREIKGRALTEFLNALGIEQ from the coding sequence ATGGTAAAAACTATACCACATTTTTTCATATTTGCAATATGCGTCCGCACCATGTACTATTGCCGTTACATGAAAAAAGAGACATTCACTCGTATTAATAAATATCTGGCTGACAATAATTACTGTTCGCGGCGAGAGGCCGATCAGCTTATTAAGGCTGGTAATGTACTTATCAACGGCAAAAAGGCACATCTGGGAGATAAAGTGGGATCGGATGATACCGTAGAAGTTCCGAAGCGAAGTCATATGCCACGCGTGTATTATGCGTACTACAAACCCGCTGGTATCGTTACGGTAGGCGCACAAGAAGGCGAAAAAGAAATTGCCGATAGAGCAAGGTTTCCCATTCCCGTATTCCCCCTGGGGCGCCTCGATAAGGATTCTGAAGGGCTCCTTATTATGACAAACGACGGGCGTATAACGGAACCTCTCTTGCATCCATCCGCCCGGCACGAAAAAGAATATAGCGTAACGGTAGCGCGCCCCATTACCCATGTATTTTTGGTGGGAATGCGCGAAGGCCAGCGCATCGGCCGCGTGGACAAGATTCCCAACTATAAAACACGTCCCACAAAAATACGCCGCACAAGCAAATTAAGTTTTGATATTGTCTTAACGGAAGGTAAAAACCGTCAAATTCGTAAGATGGTAGGAGCTCTTGGTAATAACGTACTTACCCTTAAGCGATTTCGCATCATAAACATTACTCTCGGAAACCTTAAGGCCGGCCAGTGGCGCGAAATAAAGGGACGCGCCCTTACAGAATTTTTAAACGCACTTGGTATTGAACAATAA
- a CDS encoding cell envelope integrity protein CreD, whose protein sequence is MEIPQNNTKRRDSLLFKLIAIALLMGVSLAASFSVLGLVIERSHRSDEAIREIASAWSREQTITGPVIAIPLQTTVITSTGQTTTQENNIFLLPDTLTYDISVDTETRSRGIFEAAVYTSRITGTGSFNLDDVDRTHIDGIVQWDNATVFIGIPDTRGVESSAVLLWNGEEIIFEPGVPRNSIEASGISVPLNIQPLKKEHMFSFDIILRGSEAIYIAPLGKTTDVSISSNWPAPSFTGAFLPKEHNLTDAGFTAKWNVSSFGRSLPQSWVESATGHDQTIKEHIVNSLFGVSLNHGVDFYTQVNRSVKYSVLFIALTFLVFFMFEVLSQLRVHPLNYLLIGLAIALFYLLLLSLAEHVGFLSAYSISAIAITGLITGYARSVLKAKKKAGIIAVLLSVLYSYLYILLQLDEFSLLFGSLFLFAILAIVMYLTRNIDWYGIGER, encoded by the coding sequence ATGGAGATACCGCAAAATAATACAAAACGAAGGGACTCTTTGCTTTTTAAACTCATAGCAATCGCGCTTCTTATGGGCGTTTCTTTAGCGGCTTCCTTTTCCGTCCTTGGTTTGGTAATAGAACGGTCCCACAGATCTGATGAAGCGATACGCGAAATAGCATCGGCATGGAGCCGTGAACAAACAATTACGGGCCCGGTGATAGCCATCCCCCTACAAACAACCGTAATCACGAGTACCGGACAAACAACAACGCAAGAAAATAACATATTCCTTCTTCCTGATACACTAACCTACGATATATCAGTTGATACCGAAACCCGCTCTCGGGGCATATTTGAAGCGGCCGTCTACACAAGCCGCATAACGGGTACTGGCTCGTTTAACTTGGATGATGTGGACCGTACTCATATTGACGGCATCGTCCAATGGGATAATGCTACCGTGTTTATCGGTATTCCCGATACACGAGGCGTAGAATCTTCCGCTGTATTGCTCTGGAACGGCGAAGAAATAATATTCGAACCGGGCGTACCAAGAAATAGCATAGAAGCGTCCGGCATTAGTGTTCCTCTGAACATCCAACCACTCAAGAAAGAGCATATGTTTTCGTTCGACATAATACTGCGTGGAAGTGAGGCCATATACATAGCACCGCTCGGAAAAACAACCGACGTTTCGATATCTTCGAACTGGCCGGCACCGAGCTTTACCGGCGCATTCCTTCCCAAAGAACATAACCTTACCGATGCCGGCTTCACAGCAAAATGGAATGTATCTTCTTTCGGACGATCTCTACCGCAATCGTGGGTGGAATCCGCAACAGGACATGATCAAACAATAAAAGAGCATATCGTCAACTCGCTATTCGGCGTTTCCCTTAACCATGGTGTTGATTTCTACACGCAAGTAAATCGGTCGGTTAAATACTCCGTACTGTTTATAGCGCTTACGTTTCTTGTCTTTTTTATGTTTGAAGTGCTTTCCCAACTGCGCGTTCATCCGTTAAATTATCTCCTTATCGGCCTTGCCATTGCACTCTTTTATCTACTTCTATTATCACTCGCAGAACATGTCGGTTTCCTTTCGGCGTATAGCATTTCCGCAATCGCCATTACCGGTCTTATAACCGGCTATGCACGATCGGTTCTAAAAGCAAAAAAGAAAGCGGGCATTATTGCCGTCCTCCTGTCAGTTCTTTATTCATATTTATACATCCTTCTTCAGCTTGATGAATTTTCCCTCCTGTTCGGTTCCCTATTTCTCTTTGCAATACTCGCCATCGTTATGTACTTAACACGAAATATAGACTGGTACGGCATAGGAGAACGATAA
- a CDS encoding large conductance mechanosensitive channel protein MscL — MFKEFKEFAVKGNVVDLAVGVIIGGAFGKIVSSLVTDIIMPPIGLMLGDVDFSDLIITLKKATETTDAITVNYGLFVNTVINFLIIAFTIFIVIKQVNKLKRKEPPPAPTEKECPHCVFKIPIKATKCAHCTSDVPSL; from the coding sequence ATGTTTAAAGAATTTAAAGAATTCGCCGTAAAAGGTAATGTGGTTGATTTGGCGGTCGGTGTTATTATCGGAGGTGCATTCGGGAAGATAGTAAGCTCTTTGGTAACCGACATTATTATGCCACCCATAGGACTCATGCTTGGTGATGTCGATTTTTCCGATCTTATTATAACCTTGAAAAAGGCGACGGAAACAACTGATGCAATAACGGTTAATTACGGTTTATTTGTAAATACGGTGATTAACTTTCTCATTATCGCCTTTACGATATTCATTGTGATAAAGCAGGTAAATAAGCTTAAACGAAAAGAACCGCCGCCGGCTCCTACAGAAAAAGAATGTCCGCATTGTGTTTTTAAAATTCCAATCAAGGCGACAAAATGCGCCCACTGTACGTCCGATGTCCCATCCTTATAA